From Thioalbus denitrificans, a single genomic window includes:
- the tssM gene encoding type VI secretion system membrane subunit TssM, whose translation MKRLLNLLRRPWLLSLLGLIALAVIVWFLGPLLSFAGWEPLVSATGRLVAIAVLAALWGLNRLRRAWQAKRTNQAILDGLTSGAAEAPAGPAPGEVESAEELATIRKRFEEALAVLKQSRLKHRFGRHYIYELPWYVIIGPPGSGKTTALLNSGLHFPLAERFGQDAIRGVGGTRNCDWWFTDEAVLLDTAGRYTTQDSFESVDRAAWMGFLKLLKRHRRRRPINGVLVAVSVADLLQQSEGERAAHARAIKQRIHELHQEFGIRFPIYFTFTKCDLVAGFMEFFADLGREERAQVWGMTFPAEETETEAGLVRHFGPEFDALLQRLNARLVERLQAERDPQRRNLIYTFPQQFGTLKTLLEPFLGEIFQPSRFETPPQLRGVYFTSGTQEGSPIDRVMGSVAASFRLDRQSLPAFVGHGQSYFITRLFRDLAFPEADLAGTNLRLERQRRWLERVVYAAAAGVTLLAAAAWTTSYTTNKAYVSEVDSQVQAIQAQIDAMDPDQRDLISVLPLMDALRNLPGGYAAKDEGVPLLMGLGLYQGDKLGTEAKSVYQRVLRRAFLPRVILRLEDQLRSGMGKPDYLYEALRVYLMLDDPDHFDAATVRTWMAFDWEQNLPRDVSKEQRQQLEAHLAAALEREAGTAPIPLDGELVSRAREVLLRVPLDQRIYARIRQEKIANEIPDFTISGAAGPDAPLVFVRKSGLPLNQGVPGLYTYDGYHQVFARQAPDLVRELASESWILGPQAPTADPAKLQELVASVRRLYLQDYIARWSDLLDDLDIAPFTSLRQGVEILRVLSGPDSPLKRLLVAVARETMLDRQTEAETGLVERATDRVSALRDRFGRLFSERAATAAAPDTPERQVSQRFEPLNRLVVAPEDGAPPIDGLIASLNELYLYVNAIASAADRGGAALEAARSQAGMGGDVVGKVRTEADRLPLPLQGWVKGVAADSAGMTIGGVSAHLNNVWTSTVLPFYRQAISGRYPLVRSSDREATLEDFGRFFGPGGLMDDFFKKYLESFVDTSGSQWSWRAAAGGSRLGISNAVLQQFQNAAAIRDAFFPAGGQTPAVSFTLVPQGLDAGVSRFLLDLEGQLADYRHGPTRQVRLTWPAANSTGQVRLVFEDTAGNRPGVTETGPWAWFRVLDKATVEPTAVRDRFKVTFSLGGHSASYELQASSVRNPFKLDALEAFRCPERL comes from the coding sequence ATGAAACGCCTGCTGAACCTCCTGCGCCGGCCCTGGCTGCTCTCCCTGCTGGGGCTCATCGCCCTGGCGGTGATCGTCTGGTTCCTCGGCCCCCTGCTGAGCTTCGCCGGCTGGGAGCCGCTGGTGAGCGCCACCGGGCGGCTGGTGGCCATCGCCGTGCTGGCCGCCCTCTGGGGCCTCAACCGGCTGCGCCGGGCCTGGCAGGCCAAGCGCACCAACCAGGCCATCCTCGACGGGCTGACCAGCGGCGCCGCGGAGGCCCCCGCCGGCCCCGCCCCCGGCGAAGTGGAGTCGGCCGAGGAGCTGGCGACCATCCGCAAGCGCTTCGAGGAGGCGCTGGCGGTGCTGAAGCAGTCGCGCCTGAAGCACCGCTTCGGCCGCCACTACATCTACGAGCTGCCCTGGTACGTGATCATCGGCCCGCCCGGCTCGGGCAAGACCACGGCGCTGCTCAACTCCGGGCTGCACTTCCCGCTGGCCGAGCGCTTCGGCCAGGACGCCATCCGCGGCGTGGGCGGCACTCGCAACTGCGACTGGTGGTTCACCGACGAGGCGGTGCTGCTGGACACCGCCGGGCGCTACACCACCCAGGACAGCTTCGAGTCGGTGGACCGCGCCGCCTGGATGGGCTTCCTCAAGCTGCTCAAGCGGCACCGGCGGCGGCGCCCCATCAACGGCGTGCTGGTGGCGGTGAGCGTGGCCGACCTGCTGCAGCAGAGCGAGGGCGAGCGCGCCGCCCACGCCCGCGCCATCAAGCAGCGCATCCACGAGCTGCACCAGGAGTTCGGCATCCGCTTCCCCATCTACTTCACCTTCACCAAGTGCGACCTGGTGGCGGGGTTCATGGAGTTCTTCGCCGACCTGGGCCGCGAGGAGCGGGCGCAGGTGTGGGGCATGACCTTCCCCGCCGAGGAGACGGAGACGGAAGCGGGGCTGGTGCGCCACTTCGGCCCCGAGTTCGACGCCCTCCTGCAGCGCCTCAACGCCCGCCTGGTGGAGCGGCTGCAGGCGGAGCGCGACCCCCAGCGGCGCAACCTCATCTACACCTTCCCGCAGCAGTTCGGCACCCTCAAGACGCTGCTGGAACCGTTCCTGGGCGAAATCTTCCAGCCCAGCCGCTTCGAGACCCCGCCCCAGCTGCGCGGCGTCTACTTCACCAGCGGCACCCAGGAGGGCAGCCCCATCGACCGGGTGATGGGCTCGGTGGCGGCCAGCTTCCGCCTCGACCGCCAGTCCCTGCCCGCCTTCGTGGGCCACGGCCAGAGCTACTTCATCACCCGCCTGTTCCGCGACCTGGCCTTCCCGGAGGCGGACCTGGCCGGCACCAACCTGCGCCTGGAGCGCCAGCGGCGCTGGCTGGAGCGGGTCGTCTACGCCGCCGCCGCCGGCGTGACCCTGCTGGCGGCCGCCGCCTGGACCACCAGCTACACCACCAACAAGGCCTACGTCAGCGAGGTGGACAGCCAGGTCCAGGCCATCCAGGCGCAGATCGACGCCATGGACCCGGATCAGCGCGACCTCATCAGCGTGCTGCCGCTGATGGACGCGCTGCGCAACCTGCCGGGGGGCTATGCCGCGAAGGACGAGGGCGTGCCCCTGCTCATGGGCCTGGGGCTCTACCAGGGCGACAAGCTCGGCACCGAGGCGAAGTCGGTCTACCAGCGGGTGCTGCGGCGCGCCTTCCTGCCGCGGGTCATCCTGCGCCTCGAGGACCAGCTGCGCAGCGGCATGGGCAAGCCCGACTACCTCTACGAGGCGCTGCGGGTCTACCTGATGCTCGACGACCCGGACCACTTCGACGCCGCCACCGTGCGCACCTGGATGGCCTTCGACTGGGAGCAGAACCTGCCCCGCGACGTGAGCAAGGAGCAGCGCCAGCAGCTGGAGGCGCACCTGGCCGCGGCGCTGGAGCGGGAGGCCGGCACCGCCCCCATCCCGCTGGACGGCGAGCTGGTGTCCCGGGCCCGCGAAGTGCTGCTGCGGGTGCCGCTGGACCAGCGCATCTACGCCCGCATCAGGCAGGAGAAGATCGCCAACGAGATCCCCGACTTCACCATCAGCGGCGCGGCGGGACCCGACGCGCCGCTGGTGTTCGTGCGCAAGAGCGGGCTACCGCTGAACCAGGGTGTGCCGGGGCTCTACACCTACGACGGCTACCACCAGGTGTTCGCCCGGCAGGCGCCGGACCTGGTGCGCGAGCTGGCCAGCGAGAGCTGGATCCTCGGCCCCCAGGCCCCCACTGCCGACCCGGCGAAGCTCCAGGAGCTGGTGGCCTCGGTGCGCCGGCTCTACCTGCAGGACTACATCGCCCGCTGGTCGGACCTGCTCGACGATCTGGACATCGCCCCCTTCACCAGCCTGCGCCAGGGGGTGGAGATCCTGCGCGTGCTCTCCGGACCCGACTCCCCGCTCAAGCGCCTGCTGGTGGCGGTGGCCCGGGAGACCATGCTCGACCGCCAGACGGAGGCCGAGACGGGGCTGGTGGAGCGCGCCACCGACCGGGTGAGCGCCCTGCGCGATCGTTTCGGACGGCTGTTCAGCGAGCGCGCCGCCACCGCCGCCGCGCCCGACACCCCCGAGCGGCAGGTGAGCCAGCGCTTCGAGCCCCTCAACCGGCTGGTGGTGGCCCCCGAGGACGGCGCGCCGCCCATCGACGGCCTCATCGCCAGCCTCAACGAGCTCTACCTCTACGTGAACGCCATCGCCAGCGCGGCGGACCGCGGCGGCGCGGCCCTGGAGGCGGCCCGCAGCCAGGCCGGCATGGGCGGCGACGTGGTGGGCAAGGTGCGCACCGAGGCCGACCGCCTGCCCCTGCCGCTGCAGGGCTGGGTGAAGGGGGTGGCCGCCGACAGCGCCGGCATGACCATCGGCGGGGTCAGCGCCCACCTCAACAACGTCTGGACCTCCACGGTGCTGCCCTTCTACCGCCAGGCCATCAGCGGCCGCTACCCGCTGGTGCGCTCCAGCGATCGGGAGGCGACGCTGGAGGACTTCGGCCGCTTCTTCGGCCCCGGCGGGCTGATGGACGACTTCTTCAAGAAATACCTGGAGTCGTTCGTGGACACCTCCGGGTCGCAGTGGAGCTGGCGCGCCGCCGCCGGCGGCTCCCGGCTCGGCATCTCCAACGCCGTGCTGCAGCAGTTCCAGAACGCCGCCGCCATCCGCGACGCCTTCTTCCCCGCCGGCGGGCAGACCCCCGCGGTGAGCTTCACCCTGGTGCCCCAGGGCCTGGACGCCGGGGTGAGCCGGTTCCTGCTCGACCTGGAGGGGCAGCTGGCCGACTACCGCCACGGCCCGACCCGCCAGGTGCGCCTGACCTGGCCGGCGGCCAACAGCACCGGCCAGGTGCGGCTGGTGTTCGAGGACACCGCCGGCAACCGCCCGGGCGTCACCGAAACCGGCCCCTGGGCCTGGTTCCGGGTGCTGGACAAGGCCACCGTCGAGCCCACCGCCGTGCGCGACCGGTTCAAGGTCACCTTCAGCCTCGGCGGCCACAGCGCCAGCTACGAGCTGCAGGCCAGCAGCGTGCGCAATCCGTTCAAGCTCGACGCCCTGGAGGCCTTCCGGTGCCCGGAACGACTGTGA
- the tagF gene encoding type VI secretion system-associated protein TagF, translating to MPGTTVTPAATGFHGKVPSHGDFVTRRLPRCFIDPWDGWLQDGITRSREQLVPGWLDIYLTSPLWRFVLSPGICGEQGWAGLLMPSVDRVGRYFPLTLAAPLPANGNPLQLIDNGGHWFARAESLLLSALEDGFDLAAFDREVEALGLPAGAGAEAPPNPPAQSARHPAWHIPLPQPEAIRGGTPDLARQLLQSFFFAYSLWWTSGSDRVDSSLLICQGLPPVEGFSALLGGDWSRWGWQTRNLAADTATAP from the coding sequence GTGCCCGGAACGACTGTGACCCCCGCCGCGACCGGCTTCCACGGCAAGGTTCCCAGCCACGGGGACTTCGTCACCCGGCGCCTGCCGCGCTGCTTCATCGACCCGTGGGACGGCTGGCTGCAGGACGGCATCACCCGCAGCCGCGAACAGCTCGTCCCGGGCTGGCTCGACATCTACCTCACCAGCCCCCTGTGGCGCTTCGTGCTCTCGCCCGGCATCTGCGGCGAGCAGGGCTGGGCGGGGCTGCTGATGCCCAGCGTGGACCGGGTGGGGCGCTACTTCCCCCTCACCCTGGCCGCGCCCCTGCCGGCCAACGGCAACCCCCTGCAGCTGATCGACAACGGCGGCCACTGGTTCGCCCGCGCCGAGTCCCTGCTGCTCTCCGCCCTGGAGGACGGCTTCGACCTGGCGGCGTTCGACCGCGAGGTGGAGGCCCTGGGCCTGCCGGCCGGCGCCGGCGCCGAGGCGCCGCCGAACCCGCCCGCCCAGTCCGCCCGCCACCCGGCGTGGCACATACCGCTGCCCCAGCCGGAGGCGATCCGGGGCGGCACCCCGGACCTGGCGCGCCAGCTGCTGCAGTCCTTCTTCTTCGCCTACAGCCTGTGGTGGACATCGGGGTCGGACCGGGTGGACAGCTCGCTCCTCATCTGCCAGGGACTGCCGCCGGTGGAGGGCTTCTCCGCCCTGCTGGGGGGCGACTGGAGCCGCTGGGGCTGGCAGACCCGCAACCTCGCGGCGGACACGGCCACGGCCCCATGA
- a CDS encoding PP2C family protein-serine/threonine phosphatase — MSVPLRWSSACVTDVGRVRKLNEDACLSLPERGLWVVADGMGGHDAGDLASRWVVETLGALPAPHNLGDQVEAARERLRAVNRRLREEAGRRGKSVIGTTVAALVAFGGHGVYLWAGDSRVYRFRQGRLRRLTRDHSQVEELVEGGLLAPEEAESHPAANVITRAVGGEEKLEVDAEIVELAPRDLFLLCSDGLYKELSEADIAGILARTPSPRAARQLVDTALERGARDNVTALVVRVEPAESGTPPPRHRP, encoded by the coding sequence ATGAGCGTTCCCCTGCGCTGGAGCTCCGCCTGCGTCACCGACGTGGGCCGCGTGCGCAAGCTCAACGAGGACGCCTGCCTCTCCCTGCCCGAGCGCGGCCTGTGGGTGGTGGCCGACGGCATGGGCGGCCACGATGCCGGCGACCTGGCCAGCCGCTGGGTGGTGGAGACCCTGGGCGCCCTGCCCGCCCCCCACAACCTCGGCGACCAGGTGGAGGCGGCCCGCGAGCGGCTGCGGGCGGTGAACCGGCGCCTGCGCGAGGAGGCCGGGCGGCGGGGCAAGTCCGTCATCGGCACCACCGTGGCCGCGCTGGTGGCCTTCGGGGGCCACGGCGTCTACCTCTGGGCCGGCGACAGCCGCGTCTACCGCTTCCGCCAGGGCCGCCTGCGCCGCCTCACCCGCGACCACAGCCAGGTGGAGGAGCTGGTGGAGGGGGGCCTGCTGGCGCCCGAGGAGGCCGAGAGCCACCCCGCCGCCAACGTCATCACCCGGGCGGTGGGGGGCGAGGAGAAGCTCGAGGTGGACGCGGAAATCGTGGAGCTCGCCCCGCGGGATCTCTTTCTCCTCTGCAGCGACGGGCTGTATAAAGAGCTGAGCGAGGCCGATATTGCCGGCATCCTCGCCCGCACCCCCTCGCCCCGCGCCGCCCGGCAGCTGGTGGACACGGCGCTCGAGCGCGGGGCCCGGGACAACGTGACGGCGCTGGTGGTGCGGGTGGAGCCGGCCGAGTCCGGCACGCCGCCGCCCCGACACCGCCCCTGA
- a CDS encoding serine/threonine protein kinase: MHPFQTALNEHLQGRLPEATLLDSCDAALAAGDLPVDELRAMADAARSEGLDPAVHAALRERIDAAPETSAPAPAMPPATGDGGETRLQSPPAAAPPAETHEPTRLAPGAGPASGAGPGATGAGNTTGGASSGWTNPADWEESPGGPARPGSVLKDRFVLESIIARGGMGVVYKARDLRKEEAHDRNPYLAVKVLTEDFRRHPDAFIALQREAKKAQSLAHPNVVTVYDFDRDGRTVFMTMELLEGESLSQVLKQLPPGGMEPKKAIELVDGMAEALAYAHRKGIVHSDFKPGNVFITREGVVKVLDFGIARAVKRPGHEQDVTLFDPGSLGALTPGYASCEMFEGEEPDPRDDIYGLACVAYELVAGRHPFNRLTAVQARDNRITPQTPKRLGRGQWRALQHALAFKRGERTPSVEQFMAELRPPKGRRLLAALAAVIVIAALAGGGGYLWNRMQGERLDARFAALEAAIGADRLAPPAEDNAAALLAALAADAAGDPRLEQARANLALAYLRHARAARAEGEWAAARAQVEAGREAGAGAAVNDALDAELALIEAGESNADRFAEQRAREARAAGLREQFAAGMEAMPPTAEGAAPLLDLLRELGQVAPTDPLLVEGRRQVAERLAGAVEALAAEGQWDAGESLLAESLRLLPESERLGAARDTLEQAREQATAAERERQRQAEAERQRQLAAQVNQHQRAVDALLAKPTFSPQWEQQVRGELAAVERLVPADDPWLVQTRTRLNELYRSRQQAQQPPPSRTTTTTPPTQQRSRQPPPQQQQQRPPPGGVGMDLDQILKEFETGGSGEVR, translated from the coding sequence ATGCATCCGTTCCAGACGGCACTCAACGAACACCTCCAGGGCCGGCTCCCCGAGGCGACCCTGCTCGACTCCTGCGACGCCGCCCTCGCCGCCGGCGACCTGCCCGTGGACGAGCTGCGCGCGATGGCGGACGCGGCACGGAGCGAGGGGCTGGACCCGGCCGTCCACGCCGCCCTGCGCGAGCGCATCGACGCCGCACCGGAGACTTCCGCGCCGGCCCCGGCCATGCCGCCGGCGACCGGCGACGGTGGCGAGACCCGGCTCCAGTCCCCCCCCGCCGCCGCCCCGCCGGCGGAGACGCACGAGCCCACCCGGCTGGCGCCGGGAGCGGGTCCGGCCAGCGGCGCCGGACCGGGCGCGACCGGCGCCGGGAACACCACCGGCGGCGCCTCCTCCGGCTGGACCAATCCCGCCGACTGGGAGGAGTCGCCGGGCGGGCCGGCGCGCCCCGGCAGCGTGCTCAAGGACCGTTTCGTGCTGGAGTCCATCATCGCCCGCGGCGGCATGGGGGTGGTCTACAAGGCCCGCGACCTGCGCAAGGAGGAGGCTCACGACCGCAACCCCTACCTGGCGGTGAAGGTGCTCACCGAGGACTTCCGCCGCCACCCCGACGCCTTCATCGCCCTGCAGCGGGAGGCCAAGAAGGCCCAGAGCCTGGCCCACCCCAACGTGGTGACGGTCTACGACTTCGACCGCGACGGCCGCACCGTCTTCATGACCATGGAGCTGCTGGAGGGCGAGTCCCTCTCCCAGGTGCTGAAGCAGCTGCCGCCGGGCGGCATGGAGCCGAAAAAGGCCATCGAGCTGGTGGACGGCATGGCCGAGGCGCTGGCCTACGCCCACCGCAAGGGCATCGTCCACTCCGACTTCAAGCCCGGCAACGTCTTCATCACCCGCGAGGGCGTGGTGAAGGTGCTCGACTTCGGCATCGCCCGGGCGGTGAAGCGCCCCGGCCACGAGCAGGACGTGACCCTGTTCGACCCCGGCAGCCTCGGGGCGCTGACCCCCGGCTACGCCAGCTGCGAGATGTTCGAGGGCGAGGAGCCCGATCCCCGCGACGACATCTACGGGCTGGCCTGCGTGGCCTACGAGCTGGTGGCCGGCCGCCACCCCTTCAACCGGCTCACCGCCGTCCAGGCGCGGGACAACCGCATCACCCCCCAGACCCCGAAGCGCCTCGGCCGCGGCCAGTGGCGGGCCCTGCAGCACGCCCTGGCCTTCAAGCGCGGCGAGCGCACCCCCAGCGTGGAGCAGTTCATGGCCGAGCTGCGCCCGCCCAAGGGGCGCCGGCTGCTGGCGGCGCTGGCGGCGGTCATCGTCATCGCGGCCCTGGCCGGCGGCGGCGGCTACCTCTGGAACCGGATGCAGGGCGAGCGGCTCGACGCCCGCTTCGCCGCCCTGGAGGCGGCCATCGGGGCCGACCGGCTGGCGCCCCCGGCGGAGGACAACGCCGCCGCGCTGCTGGCGGCGCTGGCGGCGGACGCCGCCGGTGATCCGCGCCTGGAGCAGGCCCGCGCCAACCTGGCCCTGGCCTACCTGCGCCATGCCCGCGCGGCCCGCGCCGAGGGAGAGTGGGCCGCGGCCCGGGCGCAGGTGGAGGCGGGCCGGGAGGCGGGCGCCGGCGCGGCGGTGAACGACGCGCTGGACGCCGAGCTGGCCCTCATCGAGGCCGGCGAGAGCAACGCCGACCGGTTCGCCGAGCAGCGCGCCCGCGAGGCCCGGGCCGCCGGGCTGCGGGAACAGTTCGCCGCCGGGATGGAGGCGATGCCCCCCACCGCGGAGGGCGCCGCCCCGCTGCTCGACCTGCTGCGGGAACTGGGACAGGTCGCCCCCACCGACCCCCTGCTGGTGGAGGGGCGGCGGCAGGTGGCCGAGCGGCTGGCCGGCGCGGTGGAGGCCCTGGCCGCCGAAGGGCAGTGGGACGCCGGCGAGTCGCTGCTGGCCGAGTCCCTGCGCCTGCTGCCCGAATCGGAGCGCCTCGGCGCGGCCCGCGACACCCTCGAGCAGGCCCGGGAGCAGGCCACGGCCGCCGAACGGGAGCGCCAGCGCCAGGCGGAGGCGGAACGGCAGCGCCAGCTCGCCGCCCAGGTGAACCAGCATCAGCGGGCCGTGGACGCCCTGCTCGCCAAGCCCACCTTCAGCCCCCAGTGGGAGCAGCAGGTACGCGGCGAGCTGGCCGCCGTGGAGCGGCTGGTGCCGGCCGACGACCCCTGGCTGGTGCAGACCCGCACCCGCCTGAACGAGCTCTACCGGAGCCGCCAGCAGGCCCAGCAGCCGCCCCCGTCGCGGACCACGACCACCACCCCGCCGACGCAGCAGCGGTCCCGGCAGCCGCCGCCCCAGCAGCAACAGCAGCGCCCGCCGCCGGGCGGCGTGGGCATGGATCTGGACCAGATCCTGAAGGAGTTCGAAACCGGCGGCTCGGGCGAGGTCCGCTGA
- a CDS encoding CsgG/HfaB family protein, with protein MKASYLLKTLAALLLSSLVTACVTGPQPQARVTSGGGPDIESARAEAYDGPKARIAVADFEDKMSSSGAYREEYGRGMSDMLTTALFQSNRYIVLERQKLRAVMAEQNLGATGRIKQETAAQIGEVEGAELLVMGAITGFDPGTSGVGVGLGGLFGGTLGGLMGGVKTARVAMDLRVVDVNTGRIVSATSTEATASSFAGGIGGIGGDLGGGLAGFAKTPMESAIRAAIQKAVDFIVERTPQQYYRYQ; from the coding sequence ATGAAAGCTTCGTACCTGTTGAAGACACTGGCGGCGCTCCTGCTGTCCTCCCTGGTGACGGCCTGCGTGACCGGCCCGCAGCCGCAGGCGCGGGTCACCAGCGGCGGCGGGCCGGACATCGAATCGGCCCGGGCCGAGGCCTACGACGGGCCCAAGGCCCGCATCGCCGTGGCCGACTTCGAGGACAAGATGTCCAGCAGCGGCGCCTATCGCGAGGAGTACGGCCGCGGCATGAGCGACATGCTCACCACCGCCCTGTTCCAGTCCAACCGCTACATCGTCCTGGAGCGGCAGAAGCTGCGCGCCGTGATGGCCGAGCAGAACCTCGGCGCCACCGGGCGCATCAAGCAGGAGACCGCCGCCCAGATCGGCGAGGTGGAGGGCGCCGAGCTGCTGGTGATGGGCGCCATCACCGGCTTCGATCCGGGCACCTCGGGCGTCGGCGTGGGGCTGGGCGGCCTGTTCGGCGGCACCCTGGGCGGGCTGATGGGCGGCGTGAAGACCGCCCGCGTGGCCATGGACCTGCGGGTGGTGGACGTGAACACCGGCCGCATCGTCTCCGCCACCAGCACCGAGGCCACCGCCTCGAGCTTCGCCGGCGGCATCGGCGGCATCGGCGGCGACCTGGGCGGCGGGCTCGCCGGCTTCGCCAAGACCCCCATGGAGTCGGCCATCCGCGCCGCCATCCAGAAGGCGGTGGACTTCATCGTCGAACGGACCCCGCAGCAGTACTACCGCTACCAGTGA
- a CDS encoding PEGA domain-containing protein, translating into MRRVLWIVAAALAGFAPTTASADPGYVYDAPYAPYYYSPYPYYYPWAPPPGIYGPSQGDFGGDQVIPAGRLLLMVDPVSADVYVDGRKLSPRRDLTYQVGLLVGNHTVEVRADGYRTHRQEVDLRPNRRTVLTIRLQR; encoded by the coding sequence ATGCGCAGAGTGCTTTGGATAGTGGCCGCGGCCCTGGCGGGCTTCGCCCCGACGACGGCGAGCGCCGACCCGGGCTATGTCTATGACGCCCCCTACGCGCCCTACTACTACAGCCCCTACCCCTACTACTACCCCTGGGCCCCGCCGCCGGGCATCTACGGCCCCAGCCAGGGGGATTTCGGGGGCGACCAGGTCATCCCCGCCGGGCGGCTGCTGCTGATGGTGGACCCCGTCAGCGCCGACGTCTACGTGGACGGGCGCAAGCTCAGCCCGCGCCGCGACCTCACCTACCAGGTGGGGCTGCTGGTGGGCAACCACACCGTGGAGGTGCGGGCCGACGGCTACCGGACCCACCGCCAGGAGGTGGATCTGCGCCCCAACCGCCGCACCGTCCTGACCATCCGCCTGCAGCGCTAG
- a CDS encoding M67 family metallopeptidase: MDALVGHALRSPRLEVCGLIGGVGEVAVSRYPVANVARDPARRFEMDPRAQIDVFRALREENQELYAIYHSHPDGPAEPSATDLEQAAYPDAFYLIVSLAGTAAPEVRAFRLVDNAFAAVDLVVEG, from the coding sequence ATGGACGCCCTCGTCGGGCATGCCCTGCGCTCGCCGCGCCTGGAGGTGTGCGGCCTCATCGGCGGCGTCGGCGAGGTGGCGGTGAGCCGCTACCCCGTGGCCAACGTGGCGCGGGATCCGGCCCGCCGCTTCGAGATGGACCCGCGCGCGCAGATCGATGTCTTCCGCGCCCTGCGCGAGGAGAACCAGGAGCTCTACGCCATCTACCACTCCCACCCCGACGGCCCGGCCGAGCCCTCGGCCACCGATCTCGAACAGGCCGCCTATCCCGACGCCTTCTACCTCATCGTCTCGCTGGCCGGCACCGCGGCGCCCGAAGTGCGGGCGTTCCGGCTGGTGGACAACGCCTTCGCGGCGGTGGATCTGGTGGTGGAGGGGTAG